In Zunongwangia profunda SM-A87, the following proteins share a genomic window:
- a CDS encoding RagB/SusD family nutrient uptake outer membrane protein, translated as MKNITYTIILIICVLSFSCTDYLDKAPEDQLTLEKVFNDKTRTEDWLAGIYSSVPDPYFAMLKDIGYDALGDDMAPSTGWEQFGWNVIAKQTGNWSPSSSWDSNYWDILPKRIRSAFIFIENVRPLPSQKVTEEDVENMRNEARFLVAYYYWLLIEAYGPVPFTDKIVTADENLLKERRPFDEIVAWIDNELKEVSNELPDSYSDGSKFGRATSVMALAVRARMLLFAASPLVNGNKDYDGFVNSLGEPLFNTTYDPQKWVKAADACKELIDVAHTAGHDLYYEYNEDGSIDPFLSYQNMMFRKTTDGNKEILFARPDNNHWEYDKHAQPRGTGGNGGLGVTQSLVDAFFMENGLPIDDPNSGYKEKGFSEEAEYRNTNWIEVQGNQEGKEGQVTLPDTYNMYTHREPRFYISVLYNRAWYRRENRTTRFMLGEWDGGPTHDAPQNGYLVRKKVHPDHDPRAGINPYRPGILYRLGEAYLNYAEALNESDPGNPQILEYVNLIRERAGIPDLPAGMTQAQMKEAIRRERRVELNCESGIRYRDIRRWKIGEETLDRDFYGMNFFGTEYCDEENNPDCFFQRTVYQTRRFSKKNYWVPIHQTEIDINPDLVQNPFW; from the coding sequence ATGAAAAATATAACATATACGATAATCCTCATCATCTGCGTACTATCTTTTTCTTGTACCGATTATTTAGACAAGGCCCCGGAAGATCAGCTAACCCTTGAGAAGGTTTTTAATGATAAAACCAGGACCGAAGATTGGCTGGCGGGAATTTATTCCAGTGTGCCAGATCCATATTTTGCCATGCTTAAAGATATTGGATATGATGCTTTGGGCGATGATATGGCTCCCTCTACGGGATGGGAACAGTTTGGCTGGAACGTGATAGCCAAGCAAACAGGCAATTGGAGCCCCTCATCTTCCTGGGATAGTAATTACTGGGACATCCTACCCAAACGTATCAGGTCTGCTTTTATTTTTATAGAAAATGTTAGGCCGCTACCCTCCCAAAAGGTTACAGAAGAAGATGTTGAAAATATGAGAAATGAAGCCCGCTTCCTTGTCGCCTATTATTACTGGCTGTTGATAGAAGCTTATGGCCCCGTTCCATTTACTGATAAGATCGTTACGGCCGATGAGAACTTATTAAAAGAGCGAAGACCATTTGACGAAATCGTAGCCTGGATTGACAACGAGCTTAAAGAGGTTTCTAACGAATTACCCGATAGCTATTCCGATGGTTCAAAATTTGGTAGAGCGACCTCTGTAATGGCCCTGGCAGTAAGAGCAAGAATGTTATTATTTGCTGCCAGTCCTCTGGTTAATGGAAATAAAGATTATGATGGTTTTGTAAATAGCCTTGGTGAACCTTTATTTAATACAACGTATGATCCTCAAAAATGGGTTAAAGCTGCAGACGCATGCAAAGAATTAATTGACGTAGCCCATACCGCCGGTCATGACCTCTATTATGAGTATAATGAAGACGGATCAATAGACCCATTTCTTTCATATCAAAATATGATGTTTAGAAAGACAACAGATGGAAATAAAGAAATACTATTTGCCCGTCCGGATAATAATCACTGGGAATACGACAAGCATGCACAACCAAGAGGTACGGGAGGAAATGGCGGCCTTGGTGTCACTCAATCACTGGTAGATGCCTTCTTTATGGAGAATGGATTACCTATTGATGATCCTAATTCTGGTTATAAGGAAAAAGGATTTTCAGAAGAGGCCGAATATCGCAATACCAACTGGATAGAAGTTCAGGGAAATCAGGAGGGAAAAGAAGGACAGGTGACCTTGCCCGATACCTATAATATGTATACCCATCGTGAGCCTCGTTTCTATATCTCAGTGTTATATAACAGGGCCTGGTATAGAAGAGAGAACCGTACTACGCGATTTATGCTGGGGGAATGGGATGGTGGTCCAACCCACGATGCACCACAAAATGGGTATTTGGTTAGAAAAAAAGTACATCCAGATCATGATCCAAGGGCAGGAATCAATCCATATAGACCAGGAATTTTATATCGTTTAGGGGAAGCCTATCTAAATTATGCAGAAGCTTTAAACGAATCTGATCCTGGAAATCCGCAAATTCTGGAATATGTTAACCTTATACGAGAGCGAGCAGGAATTCCTGATCTTCCGGCAGGAATGACTCAAGCCCAAATGAAAGAAGCCATACGAAGGGAACGCAGGGTGGAATTAAACTGTGAATCGGGTATACGATATAGAGATATACGAAGATGGAAAATTGGTGAAGAAACACTAGACAGGGATTTTTATGGGATGAATTTCTTTGGTACCGAATATTGTGACGAAGAAAATAACCCCGATTGCTTCTTTCAAAGAACCGTTTATCAAACACGTAGGTTCTCTAAAAAGAACTACTGGGTTCCTATCCATCAAACGGAAATTGATATCAATCCCGATTTAGTTCAAAATCCGTTCTGGTAA